GCTGCTGgcactagtactactactactgataCTGCTAAcgaaaatatcaacaaaaacaaCAGTAAAGATGAGATTAAACCCGATTACATTGCGCCAGAACAAAACCCATACGTAAAAACAGTTAATTACATGGAAGAACATAGTATTATGCACATTTTTCAAGTAAGAGGTCgtattttaagtagttggttgTATTGTATCACTATATCAGATTCTTTTGTGAATGTACGTGATGGCAAGCTAGCATGATACTATagatagataggcctagaagaATAGTCAGTAGGCTGCGACAcgcctatatagttctagtacTATAACTATAGCCATATCGTTTTAAAATATCATGATAGAATAGCCCAGCATAATTTGTTGGTTGTGCTGTGTctctataaattataaatatagtataatataggcctatatatatatttatatatatatatatagaaattgTTATCGTACTATTCattcatattaattaattttatatttagcaTCTTACATCAGGAATTGTGTATCAGAGGCCAGATGACCCACTACAATATATGGTAGATGAATTGGAGAGAATGAAAACCAAGAAATCAGAAGAAGGTGTTTATTTTCCAGGTTCctgatattatattataggaCTATGATGATAGGCCTGCATATCGATTGTTGCCACCAATAGGGGGAAAACCTAGGCtatcaaaatataatgaaaTCTGGCATTAGGTTCATGCCCCTTCTCCCATATTTACGAAGGCTACGAATTACAAACATTTGTAATAGTATCTTACACGATATTCGTGGTCAATTGTTGACCCGGTGGTAGTACTGTACTAGTAGGTAGATCGACAAAACAAGTCAGTACTCTACAACTTCACAGAACAATGGATTcttatattacattttacttGATAAAATCGTTGTACCGTAATGACTTTGTGGTAAAGTTTAACATTTCGCAGTATGTCG
The window above is part of the Antedon mediterranea chromosome 10, ecAntMedi1.1, whole genome shotgun sequence genome. Proteins encoded here:
- the LOC140060709 gene encoding uncharacterized protein — its product is MASANNDGISNSKITNSKQDSVSSDGLNISKHLPLTPGIPSATVKVVFTEKLIEEKPDIDGTAAAGTSTTTTDTANENINKNNSKDEIKPDYIAPEQNPYVKTVNYMEEHSIMHIFQHLTSGIVYQRPDDPLQYMVDELERMKTKKSEEGVYFPGS